One window of the Rosa rugosa chromosome 3, drRosRugo1.1, whole genome shotgun sequence genome contains the following:
- the LOC133738260 gene encoding uncharacterized protein LOC133738260: MGEQTQAQAQAQPQTQAQTEPPQSETPQPPPQHDSIATTTIAEPTPTELTNAPPLSSSPPSKIPFRPRKIRKLSPDSSDPNPSQQTAAAPENPKPRPTKSKIVQPRAISVSRAVGRPLRCEGEVESAIRHLRNADPLLIPLIDAHQPPQFDNFHTPFLALTRSILYQQLAYKAGTSIYTRFIQLCGGEACVNPESVLAQSAIQLRQIGISGRKASYLHDLARKYQNGILSDAAIVNMDDKSLFTMLTMVSGIGSWSVHMFMIFSLHRPDVLPVNDLGIRKGVQLLYGLEELPRPSQMEQLCDKWRPYRSVAAWYLWRYVESKGASSTAAAVAAGAIAPMQQQQEEEQQSQHPQHPQQQQLMDSLSSLINIGACTWGP; the protein is encoded by the coding sequence ATGGGAGAGCAAAcccaggcccaagcccaagcccagcCCCAGACTCAGGCTCAGACCGAACCACCTCAGTCTGAGACTCCTCAACCGCCGCCGCAGCATGACTCTATCGCCACCACCACAATCGCCGAACCAACTCCGACCGAACTCACCAATGCTCCGCCCCTAAGCTCCTCTCCCCCTTCCAAAATCCCCTTCCGCCCGCGGAAGATCCGGAAGCTCTCGCCCGACAGTTCAGACCCGAATCCATCTCAACAAACCGCCGCCGCGCCCGAAAACCCCAAGCCCAGGCCCACAAAGTCCAAGATCGTCCAGCCACGCGCCATCTCGGTTTCGAGAGCCGTCGGCCGACCTCTCCGGTGCGAAGGCGAGGTCGAATCGGCGATTCGGCATCTCCGAAACGCCGATCCGCTTCTGATTCCGTTGATCGACGCCCACCAACCACCGCAATTCGACAACTTCCACACTCCGTTCCTTGCCCTAACCCGTAGCATTCTCTACCAGCAACTCGCCTACAAGGCCGGCACGTCGATCTACACGCGCTTCATCCAGCTCTGCGGCGGCGAGGCCTGCGTCAATCCCGAGAGCGTGCTCGCCCAGAGCGCTATACAGCTCCGGCAAATCGGAATCTCCGGCCGGAAAGCCAGCTACCTCCATGACTTGGCCAGGAAGTACCAGAATGGAATTCTCTCTGATGCTGCCATTGTAAATATGGACGACAAGTCGTTGTTCACAATGCTGACCATGGTCAGTGGCATTGGCTCTTGGTCTGTCCACATGTTCATGATTTTCTCGCTGCACCGGCCCGACGTGCTTCCGGTGAATGACCTAGGGATTCGCAAAGGTGTTCAGCTCCTCTACGGGCTTGAGGAGTTGCCTCGGCCCTCACAGATGGAGCAGCTGTGTGACAAGTGGCGGCCTTATAGGTCAGTCGCAGCTTGGTATCTGTGGAGGTATGTTGAATCCAAGGGAGCTTCTTCTACGGCGGCGGCGGTTGCCGCCGGTGCTATAGCACCAATGCAGCAGCAACAGGAGGAGGAACAACAATCGCAGCACCCGCAGCATCCTCAGCAACAGCAGCTTATGGATTCGCTCAGCAGCCTAATTAATATTGG